The Streptomyces pratensis genomic interval ATCGGGCGCGGCGACTCCGCGATGAGGGTGGCGGGCCGCAGGCCCAACACGCTGGCCAGACTGGGCGAGGCCATCGAGGTGATCCGGGACCTCGCCGAGGGGCGCGAGGCCACCGTCGACGGGCAGCCGGTGCAGATCCCCTGGGTGAAGAACGGCAGTCTGCCCGTCTGGATGGCGGCATACGGCCCCAAGGCCCTCGCCCTGGCCGGGCAGAAGGCCGACGGCTTCATCCTCCAGCTGGCCGACCCCTACCTCACGGAGTGGATGATCAAGGCGGTGCGTGACGCGGCCGCCGCAGCCGGGCGCGACCCGGACGCCGTCACCATCTGTGTCGCCGCGCCCGCCTACGTGAGCGAGGACCTGGACCACGCGCGCGAGCAGTGCCGCTGGTTCGGCGGAATGGTCGGCAACCACGTGGCCGACCTCGTCTCACGGTACGGGGAGCACTCCGGTCTCGTGCCCGAGGCCCTCACGGCGTACATCGCCGGACGCTCCGGCTACGACTACAGCCATCACGGCCGCACCGGGAACCCCGACACGGCCTTCGTCCCCGACGAGATCGTGGACCGCTTCTGCCTGCTGGGACCTCCCGAGGCCCACATCGAGAAGCTGCGGGTCCTGCGCGATCTGGGCGTCGACCAGTTCGCCGTCTACAACATGCACGACGCCCGGGAGGCGACCATCGACGCCTACGGCTCCACGGTCATCCCCGCGCTGTCCGCCTGACCACCTCCGCAACGGCTGTCCAGGCCCCCGCACACCCGCGCCCCGCACGGCACCTCTCCCGAGCGAAGGGTCACGACACCATGACCGCTACCGTCCCACCGTCCGCCCCCGAGGAGCCGACAGCCGACCCGGCGGGGCGGATCGAACTCGCGCCCGGGGCCGTCCCCGACGGCTCCAGGTTCGTCAACGACGACCTGCTGCCGGTACCCCTGGAGCGGCGACGGTGGACGACGTACAACTTCGCGGCACTGTGGATCGGGATGGCGCACAACATCCCGTCCTGGCTGCTGGCCTCCGGGCTCGTCGCTCTCGGCATGGACTGGAAGCAGGCCGTCCTCACGATCGCCCTGGCCAACGTGATCGTGCTGGCGCCGATGCTGCTCACCGGCCACGCGGGACCCAAGTACGGCATCCCCTTCCCCGTCCTGGCACGGGCGTCCTTCGGGCTGCGCGGCGCCAACCTGCCGGCGCTCATCAGGGCCGCGGTCGCCTGCGCCTGGTTCGGCATCCAGACATGGATCGGCGGCGTCGGCATCTTCACGCTGCTCGGCAAGATCTTCGGCGGCTGGGCGAGCGCCGGCGAGATCGGCGGGCAGCCGTGGACGCTCTGGCTCTGCTTCGTGCTCTTCTGGGCGCTCGAACTCGCCATCATCTACCGGGGTATGGACACCCTGCGCCGCTTCGAGAACTGGGCCGCGCCCTTCGTCATCGTAGGCGCGGTGGTCCTGCTGGTCTGGGTCGCGGTCAAGGCCGGCGGTCTCGGACCACTCCTGGACCAGCCGTCCGCCCTCGGCTGGGGAGCGGACTTCTGGCCGGTCTTCTTCCCGTCCCTGATGGGCATGATCGCCTTCTGGTCCACGCTCTCCCTGAACATCCCCGACTTCACCCGCTTCGGAGCCGGCCAACGCGCCCAGATATGGGGGCAGTCCCTCGGGCTGCCGACCACGATGACCTTCTTCGCGCTGCTCTCCGTGTTCGTCACGTCCGGCTCCCAGGCCGTGTACGGGGAGGCGATCTGGGACCCGGTGCAGCTCGTGGCGAAGACCGACAACGTCTTCGGGCTGCTGTTCGGACTGATCACCGTGCTCGTCGCGACCATCTCCGTGAACATCGCGGCCAATGTCGTCTCACCGGCGTACGACCTGGCCAACCTGGCCCCGAAGCTCATCAACTTCCGTACCGGCGCGCTGGTCACCGGGGTCGTCGGGGTCCTCATCATGCCGTGGAAGCTGACCGAGACGCCCGAGCTGTACATCTTCACCTGGCTGGGGCTGGTGGGAGGCCTGCTGGGCACGGTGGCCGGCATCCTGATCGCCGACTACTGGATCATCCGGCGCACCGTCCTCCACCTGCCGGACCTCTACCTGCCCGGGGGCCGCTACTGGTACACGGGCGGATGGAACTGGCGTGCCGTCGTGGCCTTCGCCGTCGGCGGAGTGCTCGCGGTGGGCGGTTCCCACTCGGCCCCGGGCAAGGGGCCCTTCCCGGCCGAAGGCCTGATCCCCTTCCTCGAGCCGCTCGCCGACTACGGCTGGGCCGTCGGGCTCGTCTCCTCGCTCGTGCTGTACGCGGTGCTGAGCCGGGGAGTCAGGACTGGGCAGGACCCTTCCCGAGCACGGCGCTGACGTCCACCGTCTCGTCAGGGGCCGGCGTGGCCGTGGGCACCGGCTCGTCGAAGCCGGAGAGGTCCACGGCCGCGTCGGCCCCGTCGCCCCGCAAGGTGATGCGTACCGGGTGGTGCTCGCCCCCGGTGTCCACGTACGCCGTGATCCTCTGGCCGTGGCCGGCTGCCGTGACCGGCACGGTCCGCACGCCGTCGACGGTCGTCACGCCGCCCTTGGTGAACGTCGTGCCGGCCTTGCCGGTGTTGTCGGAGACCAGTTCACGGAACGTGTCCAGGTCGCACGCCTCCACGACTGGTCGCAGCCTGGAGTCCGAGGCGGAACCCTTCATGTAGCGCCCGGCGAGGATGTCCTCGAAGGTCTGCCCGCCGATCGGGACCTGGTTCTCCCAGAAGTCCGCGTCGGGCTTCAGCCAGACGTCGTCACCCCGTTTGACGATCTCGACCGAGCCCTTGTCCTCGCCCAGATCGACGTCGCCGGCGCAGTTTCCGTCGCGGTCCAGGCTGAGGTCCACCGTCATGGGGGCGCGGTCCTCGCCGAGGTCGCCCTGTGCGCGCAGATGCAGTGACCTGGCATCGAGCAGGGCCTCCCGGGAACGGTCGGCGATCTGATCGGCGGGGAGCGATTCGATGTCGTCGTCCGCCTGTGCGGCCGTGCCGCCGGTGACGGCGAGTGCGAGCACTGCCGCGCAGGCGGCAGCGCGTGTGGCGATGCGCTGTCCTGTCACCGCGCCTCCTCGGACACGTCCTGTTCAGGGGCTTCTCCAGCGGGATTCACCCTATTGGCGAGCGTACGCCCGCGCGCGGTTGCCCGCGCGGGCGCCCGGTGTACGGAGGGTGAGGTTCGGCGCTGTTTTCGGCTACGGGGCGCGGGGGAGAGCAGCCCCGAAGATCACCGGAACCCGTCCGGGGTCAAGGGGAGGCACGATGAAGCCGTTCAAGGGGAACGCCGTTCGCACGCTGGCGCGGGGTGCGGCCGTCACCGGTCTGGCCGTGGCACTCGCCGTTCCGGCCACCGCCGCGGCGGCCGTCGTACCCGCTGCCGCCGTTCCGCCCGGGCTGTCGTGCGACACCGGCAAGCACGCGATCGACGACCACACCGGTTACGCGCTCTGCAGGAACAACGGATCGGCCGCACAGACCTTCTGGGTGCATCTGGTCTGCGGCTGGTCCCCCGATGTGGACGGTGAGCACGTCACCCTGAGGCCGGGCGAGTCCGGGCAGTCGACCGCGCACTGCGCCGGCCTCGGTTCGGGGATCGGCGAGATCCACGTGCGGCCGTAGTCACCCCTCCACCGGGCGCCCGTCTCCCGCTTGCCCGGGAGACGGGCCCGATCCGCGTGCGGGGTGCTTGAGTGGACCCCCACGCCTCGTTACTCTCCAGTAGACCCGCTCGGGCGGACTCCGGGCGGACCCCGGGGGCCGGTGCTCCGGCGGATGCGAAGAGGTGGTGGCGATGTCCTCGGCGGACCCCACGGAGCGGACCGGACCGATCAGGCCGGTGGAGCCGCCCGAAGAGCCCGGACTCACGGAATGCGCCGGGGAACTGGCCGAGGGCCGGACGACCTCGTCCGCACTGGTGGCCGCGGCACTCGCGCGCATCGAGGCGAGCCGCCACACCCTCAACGCCTTCCGTCAGCTGCGCGCGGAAGCCGCACTCGCCGAGGCCGCCGAGGCCGACCGGCGACTGGAGGCGGGGGAGCGGCTCCCGCTGCTGGGAGTGCCGGTCGCCGTCAAGGACGACACCGACGTCGCGGGCATGCCCACCTACTTCGGCTGCGACGGCGCGCTGCCGCCCGCCGCGGTGGACAGCGAGGCCGTCCGCAGGCTCCGGGCCGCCGGAGCCGTCGTCGTCGGCAAGACCAACTCCTGCGAGCTGGGGCAGTGGGCCTTCACCGAGGGCCCCGCCTTCGGTGTCACCCGCAACCCGTGGAGCACCGCGCACACACCCGGTGGTTCGTCCGGCGGCTCCGCGGCGGCCGTCGCAGCCGGGCTCGTCCCCGCCGCGCTGGGTTCGGACGGTGCCGGGTCCATCCGTATCCCGGCGGCCTGGACGCACCTCGTCGGCATCAAACCGCAGCGCGGCCGGATCTCCGTCCATCCCCACAGCGACGCCTTCCAGGGCCTCACGGTCAACGGCCCACTCGCCCGCACCGTCGCGGACGCCGCACTCCTGCTGGACGCCGCGGCGGGGCCGCACCCCCGGGACCCGCACCGCCCGCCCGCCGTCGACGCGTCCGCAGCGGCCCGTCGTGACCCGGGCACGCTGCGCATCGGCCTCTCCCTCCGGCCCCCGCTCACCCTCACCCGCAACGCCCTCCATCCGGAGGTACTGCGCGCCGTCACCGCGCTCGCCGAGGCCCTCGCCCGGCTCGGTCACCACGTCGAGGAGGCCCGGCCCCGCTACGGACTGATCGGCCTCGCCTTCGTACCCCGAGCCACCGCCGGCATCGCCGAACTCGCCGCACTGCACCCCGAGCCCGGGCTCCTGGACCCGCGCACCCGCAGCGCCCTGCGCACCGGGACCCGTCTCGGCGGCCGGATCGTGCGGGCCGCCCGCGCCCGTGAGGTGCGCCAGCACGCGAGGATCGGCGCCTTCTTCGAGACCGCCCGAGGCAGGCAGGGTTACGACGTCCTCCTCACCCCGACCACGGCCGCACCGCCACCCAGGGTCGGGGCGTTCGACCGGCTCAGCGCGTGGCGCACCGACCTCGCGATGACCTCGGCCTGCCCCTTCGCCTGGCCCTGGAACGTCCTCGGATGGCCCGGGGTGAACGTCCCGGCCGGCTTCACCGGCGACGGTCTGCCCCTCGGCGCCCAGCTCCTCGGCCCCTCCCGGAGCGAGGCCCTGCTCATCTCGCTGGCGGCCCAGCTGGAGGCCGACCGCCGCTGGTACGAGCACCGGCCGCCGCCGCTCAGCACGGCCGGCGGGCGCTGACCACCCACACCCCCGCCCGCAGCAGGACACCCTCCGGTGTCTCGTACGGCCGGAACACGTCCGCCATCGCGGCGTGCGTGCCGTCCGTGACCGGCGGCCCCTGAGTCCGGGAGACGAAGAAGTCCACCGCGTCCGCCGCGTCCGCGCCCCAGCGGGTCGCGGCGGTCACCGGCAGGGCCGTGACGTCCTCGAAGCCCGCCGCCTCCAGCACCGACCCGGTCCGCTCCGGATCCGACAGGGACACCATGGACCTCGCAACCGACGTGTCCACGGCGTGGTCCCCGCCCACCATGGAGGCCAGCAGCGTCAGTGCCCTGCTCTCCTCCCCGTCCGGCGGGGAGGGCCGGGGGCAGACGAAGGCCAGGCGCCCGCCGGCACGCAGCGCCCCGCCGATGTGGGTGAAGGCCGCGACGTGGTCGGCGAAGAACATCACCCCGCCCCTGCTGATCACCACGTCGTAGCCGCCCCGTTCGAACAGGTGGAGCTGGGCGTCGCCCAGCTCGAAGGTCACGTCGCCGTCCCGCGCGGGATCGGTCAGGGCCCGGGCACGTGCCACAAGCGCCTCCGAGATGTCGACGCCGGTGACCCGGCCCCGCCGTGCGAGCCGCGCCGCCGCCCGGCTCGTCCCGCCGCTGCCGCACCCGATGTCCAGGACCCGGTCGTCCACGCCGATGGCGGCGGCGTCGAACAGGGCCGCGTCGAACGGCGCCAGCATCGCGTCGTACCGGTCGGGGTGATCGGCCCAGTGCCGGCCGACAGGACCGTTCCACGCCTCCGCGGCCTTCACGCGCGCTCCCCGGCAGCCGTCCGCAGGACCGCCTCGACACGCTCGACGGCACAGATCGCGCCGAAGGCGATCAGATGGACCAGGCAGTGGTCCGTGAACGGCGGAACGCGCCAGGCGGCCACGTCCTCGTCGGTGATCCGGTACGGGGCCCGCGCGGCGAGCAGCGCGAGCCTGGCCCCCGGCCGGTCCGTCCGTTCCGGCAGCCGCGCCGCCAGAGGGAGCGGCGTGACACCGTCCCACTCCGCCACCGACTGCCGTACGAACGCGGCGTCCTCGTCGCCCAGCAGTCCGGCCCCCTGTAACGCTGCCGTGCGCAGCGCGCCGTAGGCCGTACCGACCGGGCTGTCCGCCGCCCACGGCGGTGCCTCACCGGTCGTGCCGAGCAGCGGCAGGGAGGTGCCGGGCCGCAGGTCGCGGCGTACGGTGGCCGCCAGCGAACGGCCCGCCGTGCTGCGCACCAGCCGGTACTTCTCCATGCCGCCGGGCAGCATCTGCTCCGACAGCAGCGAGGACACCACCCGGTTGATGAAGTGGAAGGCGAGCGCGGTCCCCACGTATTCCGCCGCCTCGTGCTCCGGGAACGGCTGCGGTGTGCTCATGTCCTTGCCCCAGGCGAGCAGTCGGCGGTCGCCGGGGTCCTCCGGCTCGTCGCCCCGCAGGACCGTCTCGGCGAGCCGGTGGTCGCCGGTGGCGTGCAGCAGCACGGCGTGCGCGGTCGCGCAGAACGGGCAGCGGTTGGCCAGGGAGACGCCCGCCGCCACCAGTTCCTTTCCGGTGCGCGACGCGCGCCCGGCGAGCAGCGACTCCCGCATCAGGGCCCAGGTGGCGGTGAGCAGGGGAGGGGAGGCGGACAGGACGACGAAGGTCGTCGCATCCTTGATGCCGAAATCGGCGGCCAGTTGCGCGTAGACGTCGGCCACCTCTCCGGTGGCGGACTTCGGCGGTTCGGGCGAGGTGTATCGGAAGGGTCCGGTCATGGCGACGATGCTCACCCGCGCCGCCCGCCCGCGGCGTCGTACGGAGGAAGACAGTTGCGGCTGCCCCGGGACGACGGGAAATCGTACGCACTACTTCCCGGGGAGCAGTGCACGCCAGTCCTCCAGGACGACGCGCCCGCCGGTGTACGGGAGTTAGTCTGCCGCTCATGCGGGGGAACACCGACGGGCGGACACTGCTGGACACGGCTGCCGCGGCGGCCGTCGGGGCGGTCGTCGTCGCGGCGGCGTGCCTGGCGTCCTCGCCCGGGGCACTCGATGTGCTGCTCGTCGCGGCCGGCTCCCTGGCGCTCGCCGCGCACCGCAGGGCGCCACGTGCCGTGCTCGCCGTGACCACGCTGTGCATGTTCGGATACGCCGTCCACGCGCATCCGGGGAGCTGGGTGGCGTTCCCCGTGGTGGTGGCCGTCCACGCGGCGGCGCGCAACGGACACCGGGCGCAGGCGGTCGCCGCGGGGG includes:
- a CDS encoding amidase, whose product is MSSADPTERTGPIRPVEPPEEPGLTECAGELAEGRTTSSALVAAALARIEASRHTLNAFRQLRAEAALAEAAEADRRLEAGERLPLLGVPVAVKDDTDVAGMPTYFGCDGALPPAAVDSEAVRRLRAAGAVVVGKTNSCELGQWAFTEGPAFGVTRNPWSTAHTPGGSSGGSAAAVAAGLVPAALGSDGAGSIRIPAAWTHLVGIKPQRGRISVHPHSDAFQGLTVNGPLARTVADAALLLDAAAGPHPRDPHRPPAVDASAAARRDPGTLRIGLSLRPPLTLTRNALHPEVLRAVTALAEALARLGHHVEEARPRYGLIGLAFVPRATAGIAELAALHPEPGLLDPRTRSALRTGTRLGGRIVRAARAREVRQHARIGAFFETARGRQGYDVLLTPTTAAPPPRVGAFDRLSAWRTDLAMTSACPFAWPWNVLGWPGVNVPAGFTGDGLPLGAQLLGPSRSEALLISLAAQLEADRRWYEHRPPPLSTAGGR
- a CDS encoding NCS1 family nucleobase:cation symporter-1, whose protein sequence is MTATVPPSAPEEPTADPAGRIELAPGAVPDGSRFVNDDLLPVPLERRRWTTYNFAALWIGMAHNIPSWLLASGLVALGMDWKQAVLTIALANVIVLAPMLLTGHAGPKYGIPFPVLARASFGLRGANLPALIRAAVACAWFGIQTWIGGVGIFTLLGKIFGGWASAGEIGGQPWTLWLCFVLFWALELAIIYRGMDTLRRFENWAAPFVIVGAVVLLVWVAVKAGGLGPLLDQPSALGWGADFWPVFFPSLMGMIAFWSTLSLNIPDFTRFGAGQRAQIWGQSLGLPTTMTFFALLSVFVTSGSQAVYGEAIWDPVQLVAKTDNVFGLLFGLITVLVATISVNIAANVVSPAYDLANLAPKLINFRTGALVTGVVGVLIMPWKLTETPELYIFTWLGLVGGLLGTVAGILIADYWIIRRTVLHLPDLYLPGGRYWYTGGWNWRAVVAFAVGGVLAVGGSHSAPGKGPFPAEGLIPFLEPLADYGWAVGLVSSLVLYAVLSRGVRTGQDPSRARR
- a CDS encoding TIGR03842 family LLM class F420-dependent oxidoreductase, which encodes MDFGLVLQADPPASAVVGLMRRAERNGFRYGWTFDSAVLWQEPFVIYSRILEHTERMVVGPMVTNPGTRTWEVTASTFATLNEMYGNRTVCGIGRGDSAMRVAGRRPNTLARLGEAIEVIRDLAEGREATVDGQPVQIPWVKNGSLPVWMAAYGPKALALAGQKADGFILQLADPYLTEWMIKAVRDAAAAAGRDPDAVTICVAAPAYVSEDLDHAREQCRWFGGMVGNHVADLVSRYGEHSGLVPEALTAYIAGRSGYDYSHHGRTGNPDTAFVPDEIVDRFCLLGPPEAHIEKLRVLRDLGVDQFAVYNMHDAREATIDAYGSTVIPALSA
- a CDS encoding class I SAM-dependent methyltransferase translates to MKAAEAWNGPVGRHWADHPDRYDAMLAPFDAALFDAAAIGVDDRVLDIGCGSGGTSRAAARLARRGRVTGVDISEALVARARALTDPARDGDVTFELGDAQLHLFERGGYDVVISRGGVMFFADHVAAFTHIGGALRAGGRLAFVCPRPSPPDGEESRALTLLASMVGGDHAVDTSVARSMVSLSDPERTGSVLEAAGFEDVTALPVTAATRWGADAADAVDFFVSRTQGPPVTDGTHAAMADVFRPYETPEGVLLRAGVWVVSARRPC
- a CDS encoding carboxymuconolactone decarboxylase family protein produces the protein MTGPFRYTSPEPPKSATGEVADVYAQLAADFGIKDATTFVVLSASPPLLTATWALMRESLLAGRASRTGKELVAAGVSLANRCPFCATAHAVLLHATGDHRLAETVLRGDEPEDPGDRRLLAWGKDMSTPQPFPEHEAAEYVGTALAFHFINRVVSSLLSEQMLPGGMEKYRLVRSTAGRSLAATVRRDLRPGTSLPLLGTTGEAPPWAADSPVGTAYGALRTAALQGAGLLGDEDAAFVRQSVAEWDGVTPLPLAARLPERTDRPGARLALLAARAPYRITDEDVAAWRVPPFTDHCLVHLIAFGAICAVERVEAVLRTAAGERA